The sequence below is a genomic window from Streptomyces sp. V1I1.
CCGGCTACGACGAGGAGCCGGACACCTCCGAGTGGCTGACTCAGCAGCAGCGCACGGAGCGCCCCGACGACTGGCTGACCAGGTGGCTCAACGCCCGCTCCGTCGCCGCGGTGGCAGCACGGCAGGGCGACCGTGACCGGATGGGGCACTTCATCACCACGACACTCGCAGACGATGACGCGGGCGAGGCCGCCAACCTCAACTACTGGGCCTACTGGATCGGTGAGGCTCCGCACATCCAGCTGTCCGACGACTTCATTGCCGCGTCCGAAGCGGGTCCCTGGCAAGGCGACAGGCTGATGCGCCACCTGGTACGCGGTCTCACGCCACACCACGGGTTCTTCGACCTCAACGTGCACACCCTGTGGACGCTCCTCGCTGCACGCCCGAGCCTCCTGCGTCCTTCTCCTGTAGGCCGCGCGCTGCGCGAACGGCTCCCCGTGATGTTGGATAGCCCAGAGCTGTCGACGCGTGCGCGCCGAGAGCTCGAGGGCATCCGGTACGCAATCCGCCTCGCCGAGGCGTGAGAGGAGACGGACGGTGGCTGACGACCTGTCCGCGGTGGCGCACTTCCTGTACGAGGCGGGCACACTCAAGCACGCGCGGCGCACGGGATGGTGGATGGCGGGCGTCCGCGACCCGGAGAGCGTCGCCGAGCACGCGTGGCGCACGTCGCTGATCGCCTCGATCATCGCGAAGCTTGAGGGCGCCGACCCCTCGAGGGCAGCGTTTCTCGCGGTGTGGCACGACTCGCAGGAGACCCGCACCGGAGACGTGAACTACCTCGGCAAGAAGTACTCGTCAGAGGCCAACCCGGAGGACGTGACCGCGGACCAGACGGCCGGCATGCCCGAGGTGCTGGCCTCGACCGTGCGGGACCTGGTGGCCGAGTATGAGGCGAAGGAGACCCCGGAAGCGATCTGCGCCCGGGACGCGGACAAGCTCGAGTGCATGCTGCAGGGCATCGAGTACAAGGCGCAGGGATACGAGAACGCGCAGCGGTGGATCGACAACAGTCGCGGCCGGCTCGTCACCGAAACCGGGCAGCGTCTCGCCGACGAGCTTCTCTCGCACGGGTCGCTGGATTGGTTGCGTGCCGCCCTGGGCGAGAAGCCAGCCTGACCCCGGACGCACGAATGCGCCCCTTCCACCCGAAGGTGAGAGGGGCGCATTGCGTCACGCATTTCGTTACGGGTATTGGCGGAGGGACGGATCGAGCGCAGCAGACGATCGGCTCGCCATGATCGAGGCGCGGGAGAACGGCCACGACTGGCCCATCCTCCTGAACGAGCGCGGGAAGGTCAGCGAGGGACCGGGTGCGTGCATCGCCATCGTCCGCGACGGTGTGGTCTCGACGCCCTCCACCACCAGCGGGATCCTTGAGAGCCTGACCCGCGAGACCTCGATCACCCTGCTTCGGGAGCTCGGGTACACGGTCGTCGAGCGTGATGTCGATCGCGCCGAGCTGTATCTGGCGGATGAGGTCTTCTTCATGGGCACGGGCTGGGAGATCCTGCCGGTGACCTGGGTGGACGGCCTCAAGGTGGGGGAGGGGTCCACCGGTCCGGTGACCCGTGCGCTGGATACGGCCTACGCCTCCGTGGTCCGGGGCGAATCCCCGGAGCATGCAGACTGGTTGACCGAGATTCCCTTCTGATCGATCTTCGGGGCCGGGTGCCGCTTCTCGGAGTACGGTCGACCGCGCCTGAGCGCGGCACCCGCCCCCGGCTGCCGATCCCGGCACTCTGCTGGGATGATGCTCGCCGCCAGCGACCGGCAGCCACACACACGTGCGTAGGAGACGGCTTTGACC
It includes:
- a CDS encoding aminotransferase class IV, with amino-acid sequence MPPWARSQPDPGRTNAPLPPEGERGALRHAFRYGYWRRDGSSAADDRLAMIEARENGHDWPILLNERGKVSEGPGACIAIVRDGVVSTPSTTSGILESLTRETSITLLRELGYTVVERDVDRAELYLADEVFFMGTGWEILPVTWVDGLKVGEGSTGPVTRALDTAYASVVRGESPEHADWLTEIPF
- a CDS encoding HD family hydrolase, which encodes MADDLSAVAHFLYEAGTLKHARRTGWWMAGVRDPESVAEHAWRTSLIASIIAKLEGADPSRAAFLAVWHDSQETRTGDVNYLGKKYSSEANPEDVTADQTAGMPEVLASTVRDLVAEYEAKETPEAICARDADKLECMLQGIEYKAQGYENAQRWIDNSRGRLVTETGQRLADELLSHGSLDWLRAALGEKPA